A single genomic interval of Pangasianodon hypophthalmus isolate fPanHyp1 chromosome 8, fPanHyp1.pri, whole genome shotgun sequence harbors:
- the tmcc1a gene encoding transmembrane and coiled-coil domains protein 1 isoform X7 — protein MSCLQIERLEGSLAQAALCNVDGSQAGSEDSTLDPQRARQAIAQLQQKILRLTEQLRIEQAARDENVAEYLKLANNTNDKQQSCRIKQVFEKKNQKSAATIAQLQRKLEHYRRRLREAEHGGDAARQHKGVLRDVQQGLRDVGARVITGLNDGVVNSVRGGLSSFSHATHTAAGAVASKPREIALLLRSRFGSADNISVLKDGEDPNGANTSGHLQGSPRFGSEEDCSSATSGSAGANSVTGGVGGGPPSSKGNTLERGNCMGMEMLIQEVQELREVQARLDETLEELKVHYQRDYTLSIQTLQEERFRCERLEEQLNDLTELHQNEILNLKQELASMEEKMAYQSYERARDIQEALEACQTRISNMELQQQQQQVVQLEGLENATARALLGKLINVLLALMAVLLVFVSTVANCVAPMMKTRSRSFSTLFFLLLFTLLWRNWDALSGHTLRFLHTPR, from the exons aTCGAGAGGCTGGAGGGCAGTCTGGCTCAGGCAGCACTCTGCAATGTGGACGGCTCACAGGCGGGGTCAGAGGATTCGACGCTCGACCCCCAGCGCGCACGGCAGGCCATAGCACAGCTCCAGCAGAAGATCCTGAGGCTGACGGAGCAGCTGCGCATCGAGCAGGCAGCGCGTGATGAAAATGTAGCTGAGTACCTCAAGCTCGCCAACAACACCAATGACAAGCAGCAGAGTTGCCGGATTAAACAG GTCTTCGAGAAGAAAAACCAGAAGTCGGCGGCAACTATCGCACAGCTGCAGCGCAAGCTGGAACACTACCGGCGCCGGCTCCGCGAGGCTGAGCATGGTGGCGACGCGGCACGCCAACACAAAGGTGTGCTGCGTGACGTTCAGCAGGGTCTACGTGACGTGGGTGCTCGGGTTATCACCGGCCTCAATGATGGCGTGGTGAACAGCGTGCGGGGCGGCCTGTCCAGCTTCTCACACGCCACCCACACGGCAGCCGGTGCCGTGGCCTCAAAGCCGCGGGAGATCGCATTGCTTCTGCGCAGCCGCTTCGGCAGCGCCGACAACATTAGCGTGCTGAAGGATGGAGAAGATCCTAATGGTGCCAACACCAGCGGGCACTTGCAGGGCAGCCCACGGTTTGGCAGTGAAGAGGACTGCTCGAGCGCAACGTCAGGATCAGCCGGTGCCAACAGCGTGACAGGGGGAGTCGGCGGAGGCCCACCGAGCTCTAAGGGGAACACACTGGAGCGGGGAAATTGCATGGGGATGGAGATGCTGATACAGGAGGTGCAGGAGCTCAGGGAGGTTCAGGCTCGTCTGGACGAAACTCTGGAGGAGCTGAAGGTCCACTACCAGCGGGACTACACACTGTCCATACAGACACTGCAGGAGGAGCGGTTCAG GTGTGAGCGGCTGGAGGAGCAATTGAACGACTTAACAGAGCTCCACCAGAATGAGATTCTGAACCTGAAACAGGAGCTGGCCAGCATGGAAGAGAAAATGGCTTATCAGTCCTATGAGAGAGCTCGGGACATACAG GAGGCGCTGGAGGCCTGTCAGACACGCATCTCAAATATGgagctacagcagcagcagcagcaggtggTGCAGCTTGAGGGCCTGGAGAACGCCACGGCACGGGCCCTGCTCGGCAAGCTCATCAACGTCCTGCTCGCCCTCATGGCCGTCCTCCTGGTGTTTGTATCCACTGTGGCTAATTGCGTGGCACCCATGATGAAAACTCGCAGCCGCTCCTTCTCcactctcttcttcctcctgctcTTCACCTTGCTCTGGAGGAACTGGGACGCACTCTCAGGACACACACTTCGCTTTCTGCACACGCCGAGATGA
- the tmcc1a gene encoding transmembrane and coiled-coil domains protein 1 isoform X3, giving the protein MISPMEIILNLITPDSSPSTSPTNTIERLEGSLAQAALCNVDGSQAGSEDSTLDPQRARQAIAQLQQKILRLTEQLRIEQAARDENVAEYLKLANNTNDKQQSCRIKQVFEKKNQKSAATIAQLQRKLEHYRRRLREAEHGGDAARQHKGVLRDVQQGLRDVGARVITGLNDGVVNSVRGGLSSFSHATHTAAGAVASKPREIALLLRSRFGSADNISVLKDGEDPNGANTSGHLQGSPRFGSEEDCSSATSGSAGANSVTGGVGGGPPSSKGNTLERGNCMGMEMLIQEVQELREVQARLDETLEELKVHYQRDYTLSIQTLQEERFRCERLEEQLNDLTELHQNEILNLKQELASMEEKMAYQSYERARDIQEALEACQTRISNMELQQQQQQVVQLEGLENATARALLGKLINVLLALMAVLLVFVSTVANCVAPMMKTRSRSFSTLFFLLLFTLLWRNWDALSGHTLRFLHTPR; this is encoded by the exons aTCGAGAGGCTGGAGGGCAGTCTGGCTCAGGCAGCACTCTGCAATGTGGACGGCTCACAGGCGGGGTCAGAGGATTCGACGCTCGACCCCCAGCGCGCACGGCAGGCCATAGCACAGCTCCAGCAGAAGATCCTGAGGCTGACGGAGCAGCTGCGCATCGAGCAGGCAGCGCGTGATGAAAATGTAGCTGAGTACCTCAAGCTCGCCAACAACACCAATGACAAGCAGCAGAGTTGCCGGATTAAACAG GTCTTCGAGAAGAAAAACCAGAAGTCGGCGGCAACTATCGCACAGCTGCAGCGCAAGCTGGAACACTACCGGCGCCGGCTCCGCGAGGCTGAGCATGGTGGCGACGCGGCACGCCAACACAAAGGTGTGCTGCGTGACGTTCAGCAGGGTCTACGTGACGTGGGTGCTCGGGTTATCACCGGCCTCAATGATGGCGTGGTGAACAGCGTGCGGGGCGGCCTGTCCAGCTTCTCACACGCCACCCACACGGCAGCCGGTGCCGTGGCCTCAAAGCCGCGGGAGATCGCATTGCTTCTGCGCAGCCGCTTCGGCAGCGCCGACAACATTAGCGTGCTGAAGGATGGAGAAGATCCTAATGGTGCCAACACCAGCGGGCACTTGCAGGGCAGCCCACGGTTTGGCAGTGAAGAGGACTGCTCGAGCGCAACGTCAGGATCAGCCGGTGCCAACAGCGTGACAGGGGGAGTCGGCGGAGGCCCACCGAGCTCTAAGGGGAACACACTGGAGCGGGGAAATTGCATGGGGATGGAGATGCTGATACAGGAGGTGCAGGAGCTCAGGGAGGTTCAGGCTCGTCTGGACGAAACTCTGGAGGAGCTGAAGGTCCACTACCAGCGGGACTACACACTGTCCATACAGACACTGCAGGAGGAGCGGTTCAG GTGTGAGCGGCTGGAGGAGCAATTGAACGACTTAACAGAGCTCCACCAGAATGAGATTCTGAACCTGAAACAGGAGCTGGCCAGCATGGAAGAGAAAATGGCTTATCAGTCCTATGAGAGAGCTCGGGACATACAG GAGGCGCTGGAGGCCTGTCAGACACGCATCTCAAATATGgagctacagcagcagcagcagcaggtggTGCAGCTTGAGGGCCTGGAGAACGCCACGGCACGGGCCCTGCTCGGCAAGCTCATCAACGTCCTGCTCGCCCTCATGGCCGTCCTCCTGGTGTTTGTATCCACTGTGGCTAATTGCGTGGCACCCATGATGAAAACTCGCAGCCGCTCCTTCTCcactctcttcttcctcctgctcTTCACCTTGCTCTGGAGGAACTGGGACGCACTCTCAGGACACACACTTCGCTTTCTGCACACGCCGAGATGA
- the tmcc1a gene encoding transmembrane and coiled-coil domains protein 1 isoform X2, whose amino-acid sequence MSCLQWKAPHSFIAWYHSAPGSLLIKIERLEGSLAQAALCNVDGSQAGSEDSTLDPQRARQAIAQLQQKILRLTEQLRIEQAARDENVAEYLKLANNTNDKQQSCRIKQVFEKKNQKSAATIAQLQRKLEHYRRRLREAEHGGDAARQHKGVLRDVQQGLRDVGARVITGLNDGVVNSVRGGLSSFSHATHTAAGAVASKPREIALLLRSRFGSADNISVLKDGEDPNGANTSGHLQGSPRFGSEEDCSSATSGSAGANSVTGGVGGGPPSSKGNTLERGNCMGMEMLIQEVQELREVQARLDETLEELKVHYQRDYTLSIQTLQEERFRCERLEEQLNDLTELHQNEILNLKQELASMEEKMAYQSYERARDIQEALEACQTRISNMELQQQQQQVVQLEGLENATARALLGKLINVLLALMAVLLVFVSTVANCVAPMMKTRSRSFSTLFFLLLFTLLWRNWDALSGHTLRFLHTPR is encoded by the exons aTCGAGAGGCTGGAGGGCAGTCTGGCTCAGGCAGCACTCTGCAATGTGGACGGCTCACAGGCGGGGTCAGAGGATTCGACGCTCGACCCCCAGCGCGCACGGCAGGCCATAGCACAGCTCCAGCAGAAGATCCTGAGGCTGACGGAGCAGCTGCGCATCGAGCAGGCAGCGCGTGATGAAAATGTAGCTGAGTACCTCAAGCTCGCCAACAACACCAATGACAAGCAGCAGAGTTGCCGGATTAAACAG GTCTTCGAGAAGAAAAACCAGAAGTCGGCGGCAACTATCGCACAGCTGCAGCGCAAGCTGGAACACTACCGGCGCCGGCTCCGCGAGGCTGAGCATGGTGGCGACGCGGCACGCCAACACAAAGGTGTGCTGCGTGACGTTCAGCAGGGTCTACGTGACGTGGGTGCTCGGGTTATCACCGGCCTCAATGATGGCGTGGTGAACAGCGTGCGGGGCGGCCTGTCCAGCTTCTCACACGCCACCCACACGGCAGCCGGTGCCGTGGCCTCAAAGCCGCGGGAGATCGCATTGCTTCTGCGCAGCCGCTTCGGCAGCGCCGACAACATTAGCGTGCTGAAGGATGGAGAAGATCCTAATGGTGCCAACACCAGCGGGCACTTGCAGGGCAGCCCACGGTTTGGCAGTGAAGAGGACTGCTCGAGCGCAACGTCAGGATCAGCCGGTGCCAACAGCGTGACAGGGGGAGTCGGCGGAGGCCCACCGAGCTCTAAGGGGAACACACTGGAGCGGGGAAATTGCATGGGGATGGAGATGCTGATACAGGAGGTGCAGGAGCTCAGGGAGGTTCAGGCTCGTCTGGACGAAACTCTGGAGGAGCTGAAGGTCCACTACCAGCGGGACTACACACTGTCCATACAGACACTGCAGGAGGAGCGGTTCAG GTGTGAGCGGCTGGAGGAGCAATTGAACGACTTAACAGAGCTCCACCAGAATGAGATTCTGAACCTGAAACAGGAGCTGGCCAGCATGGAAGAGAAAATGGCTTATCAGTCCTATGAGAGAGCTCGGGACATACAG GAGGCGCTGGAGGCCTGTCAGACACGCATCTCAAATATGgagctacagcagcagcagcagcaggtggTGCAGCTTGAGGGCCTGGAGAACGCCACGGCACGGGCCCTGCTCGGCAAGCTCATCAACGTCCTGCTCGCCCTCATGGCCGTCCTCCTGGTGTTTGTATCCACTGTGGCTAATTGCGTGGCACCCATGATGAAAACTCGCAGCCGCTCCTTCTCcactctcttcttcctcctgctcTTCACCTTGCTCTGGAGGAACTGGGACGCACTCTCAGGACACACACTTCGCTTTCTGCACACGCCGAGATGA
- the tmcc1a gene encoding transmembrane and coiled-coil domains protein 1 isoform X1 — MDDTPRSHAHMHMPPGPSCQLTEEAEKIERLEGSLAQAALCNVDGSQAGSEDSTLDPQRARQAIAQLQQKILRLTEQLRIEQAARDENVAEYLKLANNTNDKQQSCRIKQVFEKKNQKSAATIAQLQRKLEHYRRRLREAEHGGDAARQHKGVLRDVQQGLRDVGARVITGLNDGVVNSVRGGLSSFSHATHTAAGAVASKPREIALLLRSRFGSADNISVLKDGEDPNGANTSGHLQGSPRFGSEEDCSSATSGSAGANSVTGGVGGGPPSSKGNTLERGNCMGMEMLIQEVQELREVQARLDETLEELKVHYQRDYTLSIQTLQEERFRCERLEEQLNDLTELHQNEILNLKQELASMEEKMAYQSYERARDIQEALEACQTRISNMELQQQQQQVVQLEGLENATARALLGKLINVLLALMAVLLVFVSTVANCVAPMMKTRSRSFSTLFFLLLFTLLWRNWDALSGHTLRFLHTPR, encoded by the exons aTCGAGAGGCTGGAGGGCAGTCTGGCTCAGGCAGCACTCTGCAATGTGGACGGCTCACAGGCGGGGTCAGAGGATTCGACGCTCGACCCCCAGCGCGCACGGCAGGCCATAGCACAGCTCCAGCAGAAGATCCTGAGGCTGACGGAGCAGCTGCGCATCGAGCAGGCAGCGCGTGATGAAAATGTAGCTGAGTACCTCAAGCTCGCCAACAACACCAATGACAAGCAGCAGAGTTGCCGGATTAAACAG GTCTTCGAGAAGAAAAACCAGAAGTCGGCGGCAACTATCGCACAGCTGCAGCGCAAGCTGGAACACTACCGGCGCCGGCTCCGCGAGGCTGAGCATGGTGGCGACGCGGCACGCCAACACAAAGGTGTGCTGCGTGACGTTCAGCAGGGTCTACGTGACGTGGGTGCTCGGGTTATCACCGGCCTCAATGATGGCGTGGTGAACAGCGTGCGGGGCGGCCTGTCCAGCTTCTCACACGCCACCCACACGGCAGCCGGTGCCGTGGCCTCAAAGCCGCGGGAGATCGCATTGCTTCTGCGCAGCCGCTTCGGCAGCGCCGACAACATTAGCGTGCTGAAGGATGGAGAAGATCCTAATGGTGCCAACACCAGCGGGCACTTGCAGGGCAGCCCACGGTTTGGCAGTGAAGAGGACTGCTCGAGCGCAACGTCAGGATCAGCCGGTGCCAACAGCGTGACAGGGGGAGTCGGCGGAGGCCCACCGAGCTCTAAGGGGAACACACTGGAGCGGGGAAATTGCATGGGGATGGAGATGCTGATACAGGAGGTGCAGGAGCTCAGGGAGGTTCAGGCTCGTCTGGACGAAACTCTGGAGGAGCTGAAGGTCCACTACCAGCGGGACTACACACTGTCCATACAGACACTGCAGGAGGAGCGGTTCAG GTGTGAGCGGCTGGAGGAGCAATTGAACGACTTAACAGAGCTCCACCAGAATGAGATTCTGAACCTGAAACAGGAGCTGGCCAGCATGGAAGAGAAAATGGCTTATCAGTCCTATGAGAGAGCTCGGGACATACAG GAGGCGCTGGAGGCCTGTCAGACACGCATCTCAAATATGgagctacagcagcagcagcagcaggtggTGCAGCTTGAGGGCCTGGAGAACGCCACGGCACGGGCCCTGCTCGGCAAGCTCATCAACGTCCTGCTCGCCCTCATGGCCGTCCTCCTGGTGTTTGTATCCACTGTGGCTAATTGCGTGGCACCCATGATGAAAACTCGCAGCCGCTCCTTCTCcactctcttcttcctcctgctcTTCACCTTGCTCTGGAGGAACTGGGACGCACTCTCAGGACACACACTTCGCTTTCTGCACACGCCGAGATGA
- the tmcc1a gene encoding transmembrane and coiled-coil domains protein 1 isoform X4: MHMPPGPSCQLTEEAEKIERLEGSLAQAALCNVDGSQAGSEDSTLDPQRARQAIAQLQQKILRLTEQLRIEQAARDENVAEYLKLANNTNDKQQSCRIKQVFEKKNQKSAATIAQLQRKLEHYRRRLREAEHGGDAARQHKGVLRDVQQGLRDVGARVITGLNDGVVNSVRGGLSSFSHATHTAAGAVASKPREIALLLRSRFGSADNISVLKDGEDPNGANTSGHLQGSPRFGSEEDCSSATSGSAGANSVTGGVGGGPPSSKGNTLERGNCMGMEMLIQEVQELREVQARLDETLEELKVHYQRDYTLSIQTLQEERFRCERLEEQLNDLTELHQNEILNLKQELASMEEKMAYQSYERARDIQEALEACQTRISNMELQQQQQQVVQLEGLENATARALLGKLINVLLALMAVLLVFVSTVANCVAPMMKTRSRSFSTLFFLLLFTLLWRNWDALSGHTLRFLHTPR, translated from the exons aTCGAGAGGCTGGAGGGCAGTCTGGCTCAGGCAGCACTCTGCAATGTGGACGGCTCACAGGCGGGGTCAGAGGATTCGACGCTCGACCCCCAGCGCGCACGGCAGGCCATAGCACAGCTCCAGCAGAAGATCCTGAGGCTGACGGAGCAGCTGCGCATCGAGCAGGCAGCGCGTGATGAAAATGTAGCTGAGTACCTCAAGCTCGCCAACAACACCAATGACAAGCAGCAGAGTTGCCGGATTAAACAG GTCTTCGAGAAGAAAAACCAGAAGTCGGCGGCAACTATCGCACAGCTGCAGCGCAAGCTGGAACACTACCGGCGCCGGCTCCGCGAGGCTGAGCATGGTGGCGACGCGGCACGCCAACACAAAGGTGTGCTGCGTGACGTTCAGCAGGGTCTACGTGACGTGGGTGCTCGGGTTATCACCGGCCTCAATGATGGCGTGGTGAACAGCGTGCGGGGCGGCCTGTCCAGCTTCTCACACGCCACCCACACGGCAGCCGGTGCCGTGGCCTCAAAGCCGCGGGAGATCGCATTGCTTCTGCGCAGCCGCTTCGGCAGCGCCGACAACATTAGCGTGCTGAAGGATGGAGAAGATCCTAATGGTGCCAACACCAGCGGGCACTTGCAGGGCAGCCCACGGTTTGGCAGTGAAGAGGACTGCTCGAGCGCAACGTCAGGATCAGCCGGTGCCAACAGCGTGACAGGGGGAGTCGGCGGAGGCCCACCGAGCTCTAAGGGGAACACACTGGAGCGGGGAAATTGCATGGGGATGGAGATGCTGATACAGGAGGTGCAGGAGCTCAGGGAGGTTCAGGCTCGTCTGGACGAAACTCTGGAGGAGCTGAAGGTCCACTACCAGCGGGACTACACACTGTCCATACAGACACTGCAGGAGGAGCGGTTCAG GTGTGAGCGGCTGGAGGAGCAATTGAACGACTTAACAGAGCTCCACCAGAATGAGATTCTGAACCTGAAACAGGAGCTGGCCAGCATGGAAGAGAAAATGGCTTATCAGTCCTATGAGAGAGCTCGGGACATACAG GAGGCGCTGGAGGCCTGTCAGACACGCATCTCAAATATGgagctacagcagcagcagcagcaggtggTGCAGCTTGAGGGCCTGGAGAACGCCACGGCACGGGCCCTGCTCGGCAAGCTCATCAACGTCCTGCTCGCCCTCATGGCCGTCCTCCTGGTGTTTGTATCCACTGTGGCTAATTGCGTGGCACCCATGATGAAAACTCGCAGCCGCTCCTTCTCcactctcttcttcctcctgctcTTCACCTTGCTCTGGAGGAACTGGGACGCACTCTCAGGACACACACTTCGCTTTCTGCACACGCCGAGATGA
- the tmcc1a gene encoding transmembrane and coiled-coil domains protein 1 isoform X5, whose product MHWEQLLRLKNGEIERLEGSLAQAALCNVDGSQAGSEDSTLDPQRARQAIAQLQQKILRLTEQLRIEQAARDENVAEYLKLANNTNDKQQSCRIKQVFEKKNQKSAATIAQLQRKLEHYRRRLREAEHGGDAARQHKGVLRDVQQGLRDVGARVITGLNDGVVNSVRGGLSSFSHATHTAAGAVASKPREIALLLRSRFGSADNISVLKDGEDPNGANTSGHLQGSPRFGSEEDCSSATSGSAGANSVTGGVGGGPPSSKGNTLERGNCMGMEMLIQEVQELREVQARLDETLEELKVHYQRDYTLSIQTLQEERFRCERLEEQLNDLTELHQNEILNLKQELASMEEKMAYQSYERARDIQEALEACQTRISNMELQQQQQQVVQLEGLENATARALLGKLINVLLALMAVLLVFVSTVANCVAPMMKTRSRSFSTLFFLLLFTLLWRNWDALSGHTLRFLHTPR is encoded by the exons ATGCACTGGGAACAGCTACTCCGCCTAAAGAACGGCGAG aTCGAGAGGCTGGAGGGCAGTCTGGCTCAGGCAGCACTCTGCAATGTGGACGGCTCACAGGCGGGGTCAGAGGATTCGACGCTCGACCCCCAGCGCGCACGGCAGGCCATAGCACAGCTCCAGCAGAAGATCCTGAGGCTGACGGAGCAGCTGCGCATCGAGCAGGCAGCGCGTGATGAAAATGTAGCTGAGTACCTCAAGCTCGCCAACAACACCAATGACAAGCAGCAGAGTTGCCGGATTAAACAG GTCTTCGAGAAGAAAAACCAGAAGTCGGCGGCAACTATCGCACAGCTGCAGCGCAAGCTGGAACACTACCGGCGCCGGCTCCGCGAGGCTGAGCATGGTGGCGACGCGGCACGCCAACACAAAGGTGTGCTGCGTGACGTTCAGCAGGGTCTACGTGACGTGGGTGCTCGGGTTATCACCGGCCTCAATGATGGCGTGGTGAACAGCGTGCGGGGCGGCCTGTCCAGCTTCTCACACGCCACCCACACGGCAGCCGGTGCCGTGGCCTCAAAGCCGCGGGAGATCGCATTGCTTCTGCGCAGCCGCTTCGGCAGCGCCGACAACATTAGCGTGCTGAAGGATGGAGAAGATCCTAATGGTGCCAACACCAGCGGGCACTTGCAGGGCAGCCCACGGTTTGGCAGTGAAGAGGACTGCTCGAGCGCAACGTCAGGATCAGCCGGTGCCAACAGCGTGACAGGGGGAGTCGGCGGAGGCCCACCGAGCTCTAAGGGGAACACACTGGAGCGGGGAAATTGCATGGGGATGGAGATGCTGATACAGGAGGTGCAGGAGCTCAGGGAGGTTCAGGCTCGTCTGGACGAAACTCTGGAGGAGCTGAAGGTCCACTACCAGCGGGACTACACACTGTCCATACAGACACTGCAGGAGGAGCGGTTCAG GTGTGAGCGGCTGGAGGAGCAATTGAACGACTTAACAGAGCTCCACCAGAATGAGATTCTGAACCTGAAACAGGAGCTGGCCAGCATGGAAGAGAAAATGGCTTATCAGTCCTATGAGAGAGCTCGGGACATACAG GAGGCGCTGGAGGCCTGTCAGACACGCATCTCAAATATGgagctacagcagcagcagcagcaggtggTGCAGCTTGAGGGCCTGGAGAACGCCACGGCACGGGCCCTGCTCGGCAAGCTCATCAACGTCCTGCTCGCCCTCATGGCCGTCCTCCTGGTGTTTGTATCCACTGTGGCTAATTGCGTGGCACCCATGATGAAAACTCGCAGCCGCTCCTTCTCcactctcttcttcctcctgctcTTCACCTTGCTCTGGAGGAACTGGGACGCACTCTCAGGACACACACTTCGCTTTCTGCACACGCCGAGATGA
- the tmcc1a gene encoding transmembrane and coiled-coil domains protein 1 isoform X6, giving the protein MVQRFSLRRQYSKIERLEGSLAQAALCNVDGSQAGSEDSTLDPQRARQAIAQLQQKILRLTEQLRIEQAARDENVAEYLKLANNTNDKQQSCRIKQVFEKKNQKSAATIAQLQRKLEHYRRRLREAEHGGDAARQHKGVLRDVQQGLRDVGARVITGLNDGVVNSVRGGLSSFSHATHTAAGAVASKPREIALLLRSRFGSADNISVLKDGEDPNGANTSGHLQGSPRFGSEEDCSSATSGSAGANSVTGGVGGGPPSSKGNTLERGNCMGMEMLIQEVQELREVQARLDETLEELKVHYQRDYTLSIQTLQEERFRCERLEEQLNDLTELHQNEILNLKQELASMEEKMAYQSYERARDIQEALEACQTRISNMELQQQQQQVVQLEGLENATARALLGKLINVLLALMAVLLVFVSTVANCVAPMMKTRSRSFSTLFFLLLFTLLWRNWDALSGHTLRFLHTPR; this is encoded by the exons aTCGAGAGGCTGGAGGGCAGTCTGGCTCAGGCAGCACTCTGCAATGTGGACGGCTCACAGGCGGGGTCAGAGGATTCGACGCTCGACCCCCAGCGCGCACGGCAGGCCATAGCACAGCTCCAGCAGAAGATCCTGAGGCTGACGGAGCAGCTGCGCATCGAGCAGGCAGCGCGTGATGAAAATGTAGCTGAGTACCTCAAGCTCGCCAACAACACCAATGACAAGCAGCAGAGTTGCCGGATTAAACAG GTCTTCGAGAAGAAAAACCAGAAGTCGGCGGCAACTATCGCACAGCTGCAGCGCAAGCTGGAACACTACCGGCGCCGGCTCCGCGAGGCTGAGCATGGTGGCGACGCGGCACGCCAACACAAAGGTGTGCTGCGTGACGTTCAGCAGGGTCTACGTGACGTGGGTGCTCGGGTTATCACCGGCCTCAATGATGGCGTGGTGAACAGCGTGCGGGGCGGCCTGTCCAGCTTCTCACACGCCACCCACACGGCAGCCGGTGCCGTGGCCTCAAAGCCGCGGGAGATCGCATTGCTTCTGCGCAGCCGCTTCGGCAGCGCCGACAACATTAGCGTGCTGAAGGATGGAGAAGATCCTAATGGTGCCAACACCAGCGGGCACTTGCAGGGCAGCCCACGGTTTGGCAGTGAAGAGGACTGCTCGAGCGCAACGTCAGGATCAGCCGGTGCCAACAGCGTGACAGGGGGAGTCGGCGGAGGCCCACCGAGCTCTAAGGGGAACACACTGGAGCGGGGAAATTGCATGGGGATGGAGATGCTGATACAGGAGGTGCAGGAGCTCAGGGAGGTTCAGGCTCGTCTGGACGAAACTCTGGAGGAGCTGAAGGTCCACTACCAGCGGGACTACACACTGTCCATACAGACACTGCAGGAGGAGCGGTTCAG GTGTGAGCGGCTGGAGGAGCAATTGAACGACTTAACAGAGCTCCACCAGAATGAGATTCTGAACCTGAAACAGGAGCTGGCCAGCATGGAAGAGAAAATGGCTTATCAGTCCTATGAGAGAGCTCGGGACATACAG GAGGCGCTGGAGGCCTGTCAGACACGCATCTCAAATATGgagctacagcagcagcagcagcaggtggTGCAGCTTGAGGGCCTGGAGAACGCCACGGCACGGGCCCTGCTCGGCAAGCTCATCAACGTCCTGCTCGCCCTCATGGCCGTCCTCCTGGTGTTTGTATCCACTGTGGCTAATTGCGTGGCACCCATGATGAAAACTCGCAGCCGCTCCTTCTCcactctcttcttcctcctgctcTTCACCTTGCTCTGGAGGAACTGGGACGCACTCTCAGGACACACACTTCGCTTTCTGCACACGCCGAGATGA